A DNA window from Helianthus annuus cultivar XRQ/B chromosome 15, HanXRQr2.0-SUNRISE, whole genome shotgun sequence contains the following coding sequences:
- the LOC118487299 gene encoding TATA-binding protein-associated factor 2N-like isoform X3 yields MSSYWNGNYIFGQYSSENWGHESVPSGIPDSNEQEEVVSSIQGKQNSPFLDLNKHPPVDETAPVDDSYPASGYGGDGGYGGDGGYGGHGGYGGDGGYGGDGGYGGDRGYGGDGGYGGDGGYGGDRGYGGDGGYGGDGGYGGDGGYGGYGGYGGYGGYGGDGDHQQFISPGTPYVHQNNSDVGGYGGYGGYGRYGSEAPPILDSLYLKKTYLLWRTI; encoded by the exons ATGTCATCATATTGGAACGGCAACTATATCTTCGGGCAATATTCTAGCGAAAACTGGGGGCACGAAAGCGTTCCG tctggcattcccgattctaatgagcaagaggaggttgtgtctagtatacaaggaaaacaaaacagcccgtttctagatttgaacaagcatcctcctgttgatgaaacagcccctgtagatgactcataccctgctagtggatacggaggagacggtggatacggaggagacggtggatacggaggacacggtggatacggaggagacggtggatacggaggagacggtggatacggaggagaccgtggatacggaggagacggtggatacggaggagacggtggatacggaggagaccgtggatacggaggagacggtggatacggaggagacggtggatacggaggggacggtggatatggtggatacggtggatacgggggatacggtggatacggaggagacggtgatcatcagcaattcatttccccgggcactccttatgttcatcaaaacaattcggacgttggaggatatggtggttatggtggatatGGTAGATATGGTAGTGAAGCACCTCCCATTCTGGACAGTCTGTACTTAAAAAAGACG TATTTATTATGGAGGACGATCTGA
- the LOC118487299 gene encoding uncharacterized protein LOC118487299 isoform X2: MEDDLMPGDDIHIEPVQQGPRRRQRPPVDTLQGHPYLEFPDGTDAARHCQKLRRMHVGSHASIDWDAMEEIAETPRVRRFIPIDSPWHRLFDLAHTPTYRELLVEFISSFTFHPPGEPVPIPYPGAPPPPEVSFRLAGVQRSMTLAEFAVRSGLYMQEEIETEIYTAGLVVVEKPTLVGFWQVIAGADHWEHDKSKGRVSFVSDPLYRYVRLLLQLL, encoded by the exons ATGGAGGACGATCTGATGCCGGGCGATGACATTCACATAGAGCCGGTTCAGCAGGGTCCACGACGGAGACAGCGACCGCCTGTGGATACGTTGCAGGGGCATCCCTATCTAGAGTTTCCCGACGGCACTGACGCCGCCCGTCATTGCCAGAAGCTTAGGAGGATGCACGTTGGATCGCATGCATCGATCGACTGGGATGCGATGGAGGAGATTGCTGAGACGCCGAGAGTGCGTCGGTTTATACCTATCGATTCCCCGTGGCATCGTCTTTTTGATTTGGCGCACACGCCGACCTACAGGGAGCTGCTGGTCGAGTTCATTTCGTCATTCACATTTCACCCTCCTGGGGAGCCAGTGCCGATTCCGTACCCAG GTGCTCCCCCTCCGCCTGAGGTTTCTTTCAGGCTTGCTGGCGTTCAGCGTTCGATGACGCTAGCAGAGTTTGCGGTGCGCTCTGGTTTATACATGCAGGAGGAGATCGAGACTGAGATCTACACAGCGGGGCTAGTGGTGGTTGAAAAACCCACTCTTGTTGGGTTTTGGCAGGTGATTGCGGGGGCGGATCATTGGGAGCATGACAAGTCGAAGGGGAGGGTGTCGTTTGTTAGCGACCCACTATACAGGTATGTACGTTTATTATTGCAATTATTGTGA
- the LOC118487299 gene encoding uncharacterized protein LOC118487299 isoform X1, translating to MIPYPGAPPPPEVSFRLAGVQRSMTLAEFAVRSGLYMQEEIETEIYTAGLVVVEKPTLVGFWQVIAGADHWEHDKSKGRVSFVSDPLYRYLHHLLATSISARGYSREWCTTTDLFFLYCLLYRRPCALAHGLAQYFASGHHRQERGFLYGGAYVTVIARSFGLVPHQDPHLRTPAIMPTRMGMPSLWGMRVIKRFPVGPRFKNREGAYGERRTYQSISRTFILLQILLI from the exons ATGATTCCGTACCCAGGTGCTCCCCCTCCGCCTGAGGTTTCTTTCAGGCTTGCTGGCGTTCAGCGTTCGATGACGCTAGCAGAGTTTGCGGTGCGCTCTGGTTTATACATGCAGGAGGAGATCGAGACTGAGATCTACACAGCGGGGCTAGTGGTGGTTGAAAAACCCACTCTTGTTGGGTTTTGGCAGGTGATTGCGGGGGCGGATCATTGGGAGCATGACAAGTCGAAGGGGAGGGTGTCGTTTGTTAGCGACCCACTATACAG GTATCTGCACCATTTGCTCGCCACTTCTATATCAGCGCGCGGCTACAGCCGTGAGTGGTGTACGACCACAGATCTTTTTTTCCTATATTGTTTGTTGTATAGGAGGCCGTGCGCGCTAGCACACGGTCTAGCCCAGTACTTCGCCTCCGGCCATCACCGGCAGGAGCGCGGATTTTTGTATGGCGGGGCGTACGTGACCGTCATTGCCCGTTCATTTGGCCTCGTACCACATCAGGACCCACATCTACGGACGCCGGCCATCATGCCGACGCGGATGGGTATGCCGTCGCTATGGGGGATGAGGGTTATCAAGAGGTTCCCGGTTGGCCCGCGGTTTAAAAACCGCGAGGGGGCGTATGGAGAGAGGAGGACCTACCAGAGCATTTCGAGGACGTTCATCCTCCTGCAGATCCTGCTGATATAG
- the LOC110912465 gene encoding transcription factor DICHOTOMA: MFPSNLVQPHPSSIHVFPSSSSLFDLEKDGVHFHHHYHHHHNNQFINGDCFFHGYNTAPPPVLTDNIKGSGFHYSDDHNSLLEAVIYPSKKKVANMKKDGHSKIHTAQGPRDRRVRMSIDVARKFFYLQDLLGFDKASKTLDWLFTKSKIAIKELVEEMKHCSSPGATDQCEDVFQETLKRSGEELDKGEKKKSAPKFVDAKKKRKYRSVVDVNQSRAEARARARERTKEKLQSKKLDDESKKVPHESSFWSQIESKKEFNERTNESIMEPKIPMSSSVVYGYQHNFLVPNDSSSQIKYTSFLNLH; this comes from the coding sequence ATGTTTCCCTCAAACCTTGTTCAACCACATCCTTCATCCATCCATGTATTTCCTTCTTCCAGCTCTCTCTTTGACCTTGAAAAAGATGGTGTTCACTTCCACcatcactaccaccaccaccacaacaaccagtTTATCAACGGAGATTGCTTTTTCCATGGGTATAACACTGCTCCTCCCCCGGTCTTGACCGACAATATTAAAGGATCAGGGTTTCATTATAGCGATGATCACAATAGTCTTTTAGAGGCAGTAATTTACCCCTCCAAGAAAAAAGTAGCAAACATGAAGAAAGATGGACATAGCAAGATCCACACTGCTCAAGGCCCTAGAGATAGGAGGGTCAGGATGTCCATTGATGTTGCAAGAAAGTTCTTTTATCTTCAAGATTTGCTAGGGTTTGACAAAGCAAGCAAAACCCTTGATTGGCTCTTTACCAAGTCGAAAATAGCAATTAAGGAGTTGGTTGAAGAAATGAAACATTGTTCATCTCCTGGTGCTACTGATCAATGTGAAGATGTTTTTCAGGAAACCCTTAAAAGATCTGGTGAAGAATTAGATAAAGGGGAAAAGAAGAAGTCAGCACCCAAGTTCGTTGACGCGAAAAAGAAGCGAAAATACAGATCTGTGGTTGATGTGAATCAGTCACGGGCTGAGGCGCGAGCAAGAGCTAGGGAAAGGACAAAGGAAAAATTGCAAAGTAAAAAGCTTGATGATGAATCTAAGAAAGTTCCTCATGAATCAAGCTTTTGGAGTCAAATTGAATCAAAAAAGGAGTTTAATGAAAGGACTAATGAGTCAATTATGGAACCCAAAATTCCTATGTCATCTTCTGTGGTGTATGGTTATCAGCACAATTTTCTTGTGCCAAACGATTCAAGCTCTCAAATCAAGTACACAAGTTTCCTAAACTTGCACTAG